The following DNA comes from Candidatus Binatia bacterium.
CCGCGATCGTTTCGGCCGCCGGACCCTGGACGATCTCGACGAAGCTGCTGAGACCTGCGGATTCGAGATTGTCGCGTGCCTGAACGACCTTGTCCGCATTCGCTTCCAGCGTCGTCACGCGCCCGCCCACGCCACGTGCCGCATCGGCCAGCCAGATCGTCGAGTACGCGTTGGACGTTCCCACCTCGAGGATCCGCCTGGCGCCGGTGGACACGACGAGAATCCACAGCAGGCGGCCGGTTTCGGGCGTAATGTTGAGCATCCTCCGAGGACGCGCCGTCTCGCGAGCATCGTTGCCCTGGCCGAATCGGGAAAGCTCATCGAGCAGTTTCAGAAGAGCATTGTCCATCGACCGTCTCTCCTTCGCAGCCGGCGCGGCCGTCGCAGCTGCGCAGCTCCCTTCACGGAACCACGCCGCCAGAAACCGCGAAATTGTCGCCGAACAACTGGCCGGGGCCGACCGAGACGTCCTGCGAGTACCCGTACACGCTGATCGACATCGTCTCGCCGGCAGTGAGTCCCCAATCGACGTTTCCGGTGCCGGACCCGTGAATCCCGAACGATCCGAGCTCGGTCCACGTGGATCCGTCGTCGCCACTGGCGTCGTAATAGAAGCGCAGTATTTTCGTCGTCGCGTCGAACGTAATGCGCGCGGATCCGGCGCTGAGGCCGCCAATCGCAAGGGTATCGGCGTTCGCGGCAGAATTCCCGTGCCGGTACAGATCGCCGTGGAATCCGCGGCCTGCGCTGTTCGCGTAGAGCTCGATGAATGCCTCGTCCGCGTAAGTGACGTGGTAGACCGCGATCCCGAAACTTGCGTACTGCGCCGCCAAGGCCGGCGCGACCAGATTGCCCGCATCGATGCGAGCTTCCCAGTCCGAATCATACGGCATCACTTGCTCTACCCATCGCCGCAGTGCGATGTCGTAACCAGTCGGTGGACTGCAGGCGTACTGGAGCACCTTGTCCGTCTCGGTGAGGGTTCCGTGGCCCTGGATGTCGTCGCCGCTGCCCCACTTTGACGGATCCTCGCTGGAGTCGTCGAAGTCGTCGCCGACCACACAGGGACACGCAAGCGATCCCGCCTGACCGACCGAGACGCGCAGGCAAAGGAGCGCATCGCGCGCCTTGGCCGGAAGCGACCCGGAGGGAGCACAGATGCACGCGGGCGAGCACGACAGCGCACCGACCGCGGCCTTCAGGATGTACAGGCAGTCGCTCGCGACCGGCTTGGTGCCGTTGCTGCTCGGCTGGGAACATTGCCCTTTGCCGGCGGCGGCCACCGCCGGCAAAAGCGCCGTCGCCAACAGCGCGCCTGCCAGGAGCAGGAACCGATGCTTCACGCGGCGGCCTCCCGGGAAACGGCGAGCATCCCCGCTGCCCGAGTCACGATGTCGTCGTCCCCCTGCGACATGGGGCGTTTCATAGCGGGAATCGCCGTGCGCGCGAAGCGGCCCCCCGCGCATCGACCTCGCGCTCCGGGTCCATGCGCCTCGCCGGCGGAATAGAAACTCCCCGACCTCCCGCATCGTGCTTCGACCACCCGGTACGGGGACGCTGGTCTCGAATTATTGGCCAGGCCGCTGCGTCGCCTGAAATTGAGGCAGGGCCGCCATCCCACCGTTTGCCGCACCGATGCGGCAGCGCACGAGAGTGACACGGCCGCTCCGCGCTCGAGGAGTGATTCATGGAAAGCAGAGCCAAAATCCTCGGTCATCCGGTCCACCCGATGCTTGTCGCCTTCCCCGTCGGGTTGCTGGCAATTCATCTTTGACATCGCGTACTTGATCACCCGCGCCGCGGCAATCGAGACTACGGCGTACTGGATCATCGCTGCCGGCATCGTCGGCGGTCTCCTTGCCGCACCGTTCGGTCTCATCGACTGGATCGCGATTCCGAAGAACACGAGGGCCAAAGGCATCGGGCTCATGCACGGTCTCGGCAACGTGGTCGTCCTGGTATTTTTCGCCGTCAGCGCGTGGCAGCGCCACCTGATGGCCACGGCGATGGTTCCCTACGAAGCAAACAAGATTGCGTTGGTATGTTCCTTCGCAGGCATCGCGCTCGCCGTGGTAACCGTATGGCTCGGAGGCGAGCTGGTCGACCGCCTTGGCGTCGGCGTCTACGACGATGCCAACCTGGACGCGCCGAGCTCACTCAGCCGCCGGACGGTGACGCGCAGCCACTGAAGGGTCGTTGCGCCGCCTGGCCGTTGCTTCAGCCGGAGCAGCGGTCAGGCGCCGCTGCGTACCGCGCGCGCGAATGCGCTGCCGGTCTTGGTAAACGCACTCCAGTATCCGTTCGCGGTGTTGACGAGGTAGCCGGCACCCGTGTTGGCAGCGAACGTCGTCGAGCCCCAGTACTGGTTCACCGCATCGCACGCGCAGCTCGGGTCATCGAGGGCAGAACAGGTGTTGCCACAGTTCGCCCCGTGGAAAGCGACATCGAGCGGCGGTCCGGAAAATTCGAAGTCGAGGATGCTGTCGAATTCCTTGCGATTGGGCAGCCGCCAGTCGCGGTGCCCGGCAAAACCGCAGGCGCCGCCGGGGCCGGAACAGTCGGCATTCGATGTACACGCCTTGGTCGCGTCGTGGTCGCAGCGGTTGTTGAGCTGGTTCAGGAAGATGCCGACAATGCTCCCGTCGAACGCGTCACCGCTGGCGGACCACGTGTAGCGGTTGCCGACGTCGTGGGGATCGGCGCAGAGGCCGTCCTCCCCGTTGCACACGGTGATCCCGACGCCCCCCCGTCGCTTTTTTTCCCACATCAATCCTGTGGTCTCGTCGGAAATCGTGCCGTCGGCGTTGTCGGTGAATGCCAGAGCCGTTCCGGCGCGAACATCGCCGTCATCGCCCGTCCCGTAGCTCGTCGTCTGCCCCGTGGCGGGGAAATGCCCGGCGGCGTTGCAGGCCGCAAGCTCGTCCTGGCACGACGACAACGACGTGTCGCAGGTGGACAGGGCGGCGTTGCAGGTCGCCAGGTCGCCTGAGCAGCTGCCCTCGTCGCATACGCAGGTCAGGGTCAGCGCCTGGCCGACCGCTTTTCTCAGTACCCGCAGCGCGTCGCCCGAGGTGACCGTACCGGAATGATCGACATCGCCGCAGGGGCCGCTGAAAGAGCAAGTCTGGGCCTGCGCGGGCTCGTGGCACAGCACGAGCAAGGCGAATGCCGGAACGAGAAGGAATCCATGGTTTGTTCGCATCGCGTATTCACGAGTCCTGCGGGATGCGATTGCGCATCGCTTCCGGTGGCGGCGTCGCCCGATGGCTGTTCTGACGCACGGGCACGGTTGACACCAGAGAAAGTGAAGCAGCGGCATTGCGCCAAGCGGAGTATTCTTCTCCATCCGGAATTCCGCCGCCCGACGATCAGCGTTGGAACCCGCCTGCGGTGACGAGATGCGTCGCAGATGACCATCGTTTGACAGTCGAGGGCTGATTCCCCTTTTCTTGCTCGCCGGGTTTCGCAGCGTGTTGTCAGTGAACCGCTGGATCCGGCCTATTGCAGCCTACCGGGAGAAGAACACCATGGCCGAGACGCTCGGGTACACGCCGCCGAAAGTATGGTCCTGGAACAAGGAGAGCGGCGGCCGGTTTGCGGAAATCAACCGGCCGATCGCCGGAGCGACGCATGACAAAGAGTTGAACATCGGCCGCCACCCTTTTCAGCTTTACTCTCTGGCCACGCCGAACGGCGTCAAGGTCACGGTCATGTTCGAGGAGTTGCTGGCCCTTGGCCACACAGCGGCCGAGTACGATGCGTGGATCGTCCCGATCAACGTGGGCGAGCAGTTCGGGTCGGGTTTCGTAGCCATCAATCCGAACTCGAAAATCCCGGCCCTGCTCGATCGCTCCGATCCTGCCAGGCCGATTCGCATCTTCGAATCCGGCGCCGTCCTGCTCTACCTCGCCGAGAAGTTCGGCGAGTTCCTGCCGGGCGATCCGTCGAAGCGCGCCGAGTGCATGTCGTGGCTGTTCTGGCAAGTCGGTGCGGCACCGTACCTGGGTGGCGGATTCGGACACTTCTATGCCTACGCGCCGCTCAAGATCGAGTATGCGATCGACCGTTTCGCGATGGAGGTGAAGCGGCAGCTCGACGTGCTCGATCGCCGGCTCGCAGAAAGCGAGTACGTCGCCGGCGCCGACTACACGATTGCCGACATGGCGATCTGGCCCTGGTACGGCGCCCTGGTGAAAGGCCTGCTCTACGAGGGCGGCGAGTTCCTCGGCGTGCACGAGTACACGCACGTCATGCGCTGGACCGACCTCATCGCCGCGCGACCGGCGGTGCGACGCGGCCGCATGGTCAACCGCGCATGGGGCAGCCCGTCGAGCCAGTTGCCCGAACGCCACGAAGCGAGCGATTTCGACAAGGTGCCGCGGGAGGAGGGAGCACCTTCGGCGTAGCCGGTATGTTTACGAAGCCGTCCCGGACCAATGCTCGTTGAGAGCCAGCCTGCGTCCCCGCCGTAACACCTGGTTCAAATCGCCGTCGTCGACGCTTCTTTCGCGCTCGGCGCGATCTCGTGGCCATACTTCGGCAAGCACCGACTTGCGCGAGACCACCACGTCCGGCGGCTCTCTGCTGGCAGATTTCCCTTGACAGCTGCACTGCAGAGTAGAAGATGAAAAATTCAGAAACAGCACCAAATTGCGACCATGACTGACACAGGGCGGCGATTGCTTCGGCCACCGCGGCCCCTGAAATCCGGCCGCGTTAAAGCGAGCTGCAGTTATAGACTCTGGGGGTCCGCCATGCTCGACGTGACAAAGGCATTTTTCATCGGCGCGTTCATCCTGCTCGTCGCTTCGAACGCGTCGGCCGCGCCGACCCGGGATCATCTTCAGTGCTTCAAGATCAAGGATAACGCGGCAAAGGCCGCCTACAGTGCGGATCTGACTACTGCCAACCCCGTCATCCCTGCGCTCGAGTCGGGTTGTACCATCAGCGTCCCCGCGAAGCTCTACTGCATCGACGTGAGTAAGGGCAACGTGTCGCCGCCGCCACCGGGCGCCGCCGAGGGCGGAGCCGCGCAGACCTACCTCTGCTACAAGGCCAAGTGCAACAAGCTGGCGGCCACGACGGATGCCACCGACCAGTTCGGGCCACATTCTCTCGAGATCAAATCCACGAGCCTCGTCTGCGCTCCAGTCGGCACTGGGGCCGCCTGCGGTGCCGGCGACACCAACTGCAACAATGTCTGCGTGAATCTTGAGACGGACGAGGACAACTGCGGAGCCTGCGGAACCGTTTGCGACGACACTCAGATCTGCGCGATCGGAGTCTGCACGTGTCCCATGGGCGAAGTCGGGTGCAGCGGGACCTGCACCAATACGGCTACTGATTCCCTCAATTGCGGAGCCTGCGGAACCGTCTGCGGTGGAACGACTCCCGCTTGCTGCAACAGCGCATGCGCGGACCTGAGCTCCGATCCGTTCAACTGCGGGACCTGCGGGGACATCTGTCCGGGTGGCGCACCAACCTGCACGGGCGGTGTTTGCGGGCCCTGAGTAACATGCAGGCGTCTGCTCGGTGCGATGCGCGAGAGGCTTGCGCTGTTCGGCGCTTGCCATGTAAGGGCCACATCGTGTTGAGCGAGAGAAGTTCCCTCGACGTTGCGAGTTGGAACCAGCTCGTCGGCTGGCTGCGGGAGCTTGTACTCGAGCGGCGCGCCGCTGCTGCGCGAAGCGGCGGCCAGCAGCGAGACGGCTGGCGGATCATCGATGACCTTCTGGGCGCTCCCCCCGCATTGGTTGCGGCCGCAAAGGCCGATTCGGACTCTAGAGTCATCCGCATCGGCCTGAAAGCAGGGCGATTCACTCCTTGGCCGGGACGCTGGCGTGACGACGGCAGGGCCCCAGGATAAATGTACTCGCCCTCGATGGAGTTCCCCGATGCGTAAGCGTTTCCCCGTGCAGCGGCCTGGCGTTCGCTATCTGACCGAAGGCGGGCAGGAAACCGAGATCATGTACCGCTTTGGTCATGAGCTTCCCGATGGACTGAAGTCGGCATCGATTCGCACTCGATGTACGGGATCAAGGTGACGGACTTCGATGTGGTCGATCTCGGGCCGACGATTCCGCTGACGTACGATTGCGTCCGCAACCCGTAGGGTTGCACGCGACTGACCTGCGAGAGAGTGTCCCCGACGTTGCGACTTGGAACCAGTTCGTCGGATGGTTGCGGGAGCTAGATTTGGTGCGGAAGGCACAGGCGGCATGAGGGAAAACTCGCCGGAATGGCCGCAGAGCGGGCCCGATGACCCTATCGAGATGGTGCCACTATGATTTCGAACCGAACACATCCCGGGGTTCCGGCTATCTAATCCGCAGGCAGAGAGCCGACTCTCCTTGCTATCGTGAGCCCGCTCAGCCGCATCAGCTTCGATGCTCAGGTCCGATTTGGCAAACCCTTCATGCGCTCGGTCTCTGGTACTCAACTTCCAAGCTCGCGGGACGTCCCGCCTCCCGGTGATAGCTCAACTCTCGCGATTGATATCGGCGGCCGGGAGTCTGTGGTAGACGGCCGGCAGTTGAGTCGAGTTTGCATTCCCGGGACGGCGGGCTTCGCTCGTTGCCCGCCTCACGCTGCTCTCTGACGTACTGGGAGGAAATGAGATGAATCGTTCGCTAGTGGCCGCTATCGTCGTTTTCACAATGGGATCGGTTCCAGCCTGGGGTGGAACCCTGGGGCCAAAGAGCCCGAGCGCCATGGTGGACGTCCTAACCCAGGCTTCCTGCACGACCATCCTGAGCGGAAGCGTCAAGTTCCATGTTCGCCTCCTTGAGGACGGTTCGCAGGAGTTCCCTTTTGCGATTCCGGACGGCGATGTATTCGTTGTGACATCCGTGGAACTCCAGTCCGCGGGCGGCACGGCAGGTACGTACCCCTCGACGCGGCTGTATCGGGAAGGTGCTACGACGACGGCCACAGTATTTGCCACTCGCCAGGAACCGGGAGTGCGGTCCGACGGTCGCCTGTTGCACCTCTACGAGTTCCCGGGCGGCATCGTAGTCGGCAACGGAGTCTCACTTTGCGCGGACGTCACGGACAGCAGTCTGCTCGGCTCGCTCTCTGGGATTGCGCACGGCTACTTCACCAAGGACAAGTAGCGAGGGCGTGGGTAGGCGACGCGAGGCATCGCTTCCGCTGCAGAGTGATCGCGCGCGTTCCCAACTCGGAGCGATCCCACGCCGCACCAACCGGCTGCTCCGTGACCGCCGTCGTTCTCCCGGACCAGGAACGTACTGGCGCTATGCGTGCAGGCAGGCCGGGTG
Coding sequences within:
- a CDS encoding DUF2231 domain-containing protein, with product MITRAAAIETTAYWIIAAGIVGGLLAAPFGLIDWIAIPKNTRAKGIGLMHGLGNVVVLVFFAVSAWQRHLMATAMVPYEANKIALVCSFAGIALAVVTVWLGGELVDRLGVGVYDDANLDAPSSLSRRTVTRSH
- a CDS encoding DUF1566 domain-containing protein — protein: MRTNHGFLLVPAFALLVLCHEPAQAQTCSFSGPCGDVDHSGTVTSGDALRVLRKAVGQALTLTCVCDEGSCSGDLATCNAALSTCDTSLSSCQDELAACNAAGHFPATGQTTSYGTGDDGDVRAGTALAFTDNADGTISDETTGLMWEKKRRGGVGITVCNGEDGLCADPHDVGNRYTWSASGDAFDGSIVGIFLNQLNNRCDHDATKACTSNADCSGPGGACGFAGHRDWRLPNRKEFDSILDFEFSGPPLDVAFHGANCGNTCSALDDPSCACDAVNQYWGSTTFAANTGAGYLVNTANGYWSAFTKTGSAFARAVRSGA
- a CDS encoding O-methyltransferase: MDNALLKLLDELSRFGQGNDARETARPRRMLNITPETGRLLWILVVSTGARRILEVGTSNAYSTIWLADAARGVGGRVTTLEANADKVVQARDNLESAGLSSFVEIVQGPAAETIAALDGLFDLVFLDADRASYLRYLELVLPKLKTGGLLVADNATSHAEELGDYLSRVKSHTGLFSVTIPVGNGEEITIKTA
- the yghU gene encoding glutathione-dependent disulfide-bond oxidoreductase, whose product is MAETLGYTPPKVWSWNKESGGRFAEINRPIAGATHDKELNIGRHPFQLYSLATPNGVKVTVMFEELLALGHTAAEYDAWIVPINVGEQFGSGFVAINPNSKIPALLDRSDPARPIRIFESGAVLLYLAEKFGEFLPGDPSKRAECMSWLFWQVGAAPYLGGGFGHFYAYAPLKIEYAIDRFAMEVKRQLDVLDRRLAESEYVAGADYTIADMAIWPWYGALVKGLLYEGGEFLGVHEYTHVMRWTDLIAARPAVRRGRMVNRAWGSPSSQLPERHEASDFDKVPREEGAPSA